A DNA window from Anastrepha ludens isolate Willacy chromosome 6, idAnaLude1.1, whole genome shotgun sequence contains the following coding sequences:
- the LOC128867480 gene encoding FAS-associated factor 1 — MSENKDETLATFQSITGIDDVGEAFSHLEQTNWDLMTALQRVIPQDDAPSHGRNSTSAFGADISGFSTTTALNDLSTNAGSSNCRQWNANSASNIGLAASTSADAEIIDLTSDMDLDPARHNDVKTLVLNIHYNESVYTIRLPSIATIEQLKLKIAEETNVPICRQAIRGWPPAKLQEARKITAQLCNLDLGPENDLILHNLSEEGYVDTENEEIAQRLRDMFNLTIVEQPSGKTITLPFLGSTTILEVKTKVYYVNNINVRDQEWEGWPSNCSDNLTLAQSGIGLSHNFTLRNANERNMDIVGLCNNINASNNTNETDDDNSLDDEDAYDPLQDEQPVPPRSRHLIPNNIGNECAGSIEFFDNYRERFGDPHPVFYVGSLEDAIREACHKPARERKLLAIYLHHGDSILTNVFCDQVMKNERIIEAFAQNFILYGWDLTFETNRNMFLSSVTACVSNTASITISTKPVDKLPSILIIGKSRLSGRSSCEVLSVVDGNSDLNTFLSRLMDAVEMYKLQLKDEIREEDERAERDQVKAEQDLAYRETLEADMAKEAAKRQKEAAIAAERKRLESEKAEEEAKRESIRLVALQSLPTEPSDSETNVSTIRIQKPSGEFLERRFYKHNTLQDILNFVAANNYLIEENKLILISGWPRSDLTAIDPNKTLEELKLFPQAKAVLEER; from the exons atgtcGGAGAACAAAGACGAGACTTTGGCGACTTTTCAG AGCATTACTGGAATAGACGATGTTGGAGAAGCATTTTCACATTTGGAGCAAACCAACTGGGACCTCATG ACCGCTTTACAAAGAGTCATACCCCAGGATGATGCACCGTCACATGGAAGAAACTCCACTTCAGCGTTTGGAGCAGACATATCGGGTTtctcaacaacaacagcgctTAACGATTTGTCCACAAACGCGGGGTCTTCTAATTGTCGCCAGTGGAACGCTAATAGTGCTTCCAATATTGGTTTAGCAG CTTCCACTTCTGCAGACGCGGAAATAATTGATCTCACGTCCGACATGGACTTGGACCCTGCAAGACATAATGATGTGAAAACTTTGGTGCTGAACATACACTACAACGAATCAGTATATACAATTCGTCTGCCATCAATTGCCACAATAG aaCAACTTAAATTGAAAATAGCGGAAGAAACAAACGTACCGATTTGCCGGCAAGCTATTCGAGGTTGGCCCCCGGCGAAACTGCAAGAAGCTCGAAAAATAACTGCGCAGTtatgtaatttagatttgggtCCAGAAAACGACCTCATTTTACACAATTTAAGCGAAGAAGGCTACGTAGATACAGAAAA TGAGGAAATTGCACAGCGGCTACGTGACATGTTTAATCTGACCATAGTTGAGCAACCCAGCGGAAAAACAATAACGTTACCGTTTCTTGGCAGCACCACCATTTTGGAGGTGAAGACAAAGGTGTATTATGTCAATAACATAAATGTGCGTGATCAGGAGTGGGAAGGCTGGCCCTCTAACTGTAGTGACAACTTAACTTTAGCC CAATCTGGCATTGGTTTGTCTCACAATTTCACACTTCGTAAtgcaaatgaaagaaatatggATATCGTTGGATTATGTAATAACATAAATGCCAGCAA TAATACCAACGAGACTGACGACGACAACAGCTTAGATGACGAGGACGCCTATGATCCACTACAAGACGAACAGCCTGTTCCACCACGTAGCAGGCACTTAA TTCCCAATAATATTGGAAATGAATGCGCTGGTTCAATAGAGTTTTTCGACAACTACCGTGAACGTTTCGGTGACCCGCACCCCGTATTTTATGTTGGCAGTTTGGAAGATGCGATTAGAGAAGCTTGCCACAAGCCGGCGCGTGAA CGAAAACTACTTGCAATTTATTTGCATCACGGTGATAGCATTCTCACAAATGTATTCTGTGATCAGGTAATGAAAAACGAGAGAATCATAGAAGCATTTGCACAAAACTTTATACTCTACGGATGGGACTTAACATTTGAAACCAACAGAAATAT GTTTTTATCTTCGGTCACTGCCTGTGTAAGCAATACAGCATCCATAACGATTAGTACAAAACCAGTAGATAAGCTGCCTTCGATATTAATTATTGGTAAAAGTCGGCTCTCTGGAAGATCTTCGTGCGAAGTGCTTTCTGTCGTAGATG GGAATTctgatttaaatacatttttatcgcGCCTTATGGATGCAGTAGAAATGTACAAACTACAGTTGAAAGACGAAATACGCGAGGAAGATGAACGAGCTGAACGTGATCAAGTCAAGGCTGAGCAGGATTTGGCCTATCGTGAAACGTTGGAGGCTGATATGGCGAAGGAAGCCGCCAAGCGGCAAAAAGAAGCAGCGATCGCAGCGGAGCGCAAACGATTGGAGTCGGAAAAGGCTGAAGAGGAAGCGAAACGAGAGTCGATACGACTAGTG GCCCTACAATCACTACCGACAGAACCTTCGGACTCTGAAACGAATGTTTCTACAATACGTATTCAGAAACCCTCTGGCGAGTTCTTAGAACGAAGATTCTATAAACACAATACACTACag GATATCTTGAATTTTGTAGCTGCAAATAATTATCTCAtcgaagaaaataaattaatcctAATATCTGGCTGGCCACGTAGCGACTTAACGGCCATTGACCCTAACAAAACACTTGAAGAGCTTAAACTGTTTCCACAAGCGAAAGCCGTGCTTGAAGAGCGATGA
- the LOC128866845 gene encoding putative ferric-chelate reductase 1 homolog isoform X1 — protein MFSNSRQTMALSVVLIAIQMISWTPIMSLPQGAPETVCDTMLPFHGGGIPPSSSLPPFRIETSSSAIGQGQTMRVDIVGVPPGLSFGGFMIQARNRNAPHQIVGQFNPPSDGRAKLMNCENSVGNSATHTNAGPKQSVSLEWQSPVDFLGEVVFNATVAQAYDSFWVGIPSSPVQVVRREDAATYPQTTRQPYATPPPRGIYTPQTETPTATAPPEDPFYSECGRSKTCFGLPNGCIEDKSCKSLSAITVRGDVYEFEMKSGSNGAAYIALGLSEDAKMGEDLVTECVPQNGRVNLYSSYTSGSPNYGASRSNVPQNNARLLQSSVIDGVIYCKVRREVITQVQGKTFDLLNNKYYLLLATGTGLKENSVGYHDIGRLPSAGPINLAVVQDLSGSSTLLLRLHGAFMVVAWIGTTSLGILLARYFKQTWVGKQTCGKDQWFVWHRACMVTTWSLTIAAFIIIFVEIGDWSSERNPHAILGTITTIICFIQPIGALFRPSPNSKNRPLFNWTHWLGGNLAHILSIVTIFFAVKLTKAELPEWMDWILVGFVVVHVIVHLIYSIFLCMQIAGCSSDRQHTQQVNAFQMSDMGHHGMRNGHRMDHKMDAPYAAFRKGLLAAYTVVLILFVLVLVVIVVLAPIEETFNKLTNN, from the exons ATGTTCAGTAATAGCAGGCAAACAATGGCGCTTAGTGTGGTACTAATCGCTATACAAATGATATCATGGACACCAATAATGAGTTTACCTCAAGGTGCACCGGAAACGGTGTgcgacacaatgttgccatttcACGGTGGAGGCATTCCGCCTTCTAGTTCTTTACCGCCATTTCGAATAGAAACGTCTTCGTCAGCAATTGGTCAGGGCCAAACGATGCGTGTGGACATTGTAGGCGTTCCACCTGGCTTAAGTTTCGGGGGATTCATGATACAGGCACGCAACCGAAACGCACCTCATCAAATT GTTGGACAATTTAATCCTCCATCAGACGGTCGGGCCAAACTAATGAACTGTGAGAACTCAGTTGGAAATTCAGCAACTCACACCAATGCGGGACCAAAGCAGTCCGTTAGCTTAGAGTGGCAGTCTCCAGTTGACTTTCTAGGAGAAGTTGTCTTCAA CGCAACTGTAGCTCAAGCCTACGATTCATTTTGGGTCGGAATACCATCCAGTCCTGTGCAGGTTGTGCGGCGAGAGGATGCCGCCACTTATCCTCAGACCACCCGACAACCTTATGCTACACCTCCTCCACGTGGTATTTACACACCACAAACAGAAACACCGACGGCAACAGCACCGCCAGAAGACCCATTTTATTCCGAATGTGGCCGTAGTAAAACTTGTTTTGGTCTTCCGAATGGCTGCATCGAAgacaagtcctgtaaatccttATCTGCGATAACGGTGCGCGGTGATGTGtatgaatttgaaatgaaatcggGAAGTA ATGGGGCCGCCTATATTGCTTTGGGACTTTCGGAGGATGCTAAAATGGGTGAAGATTTGGTGACTGAGTGTGTACCACAGAACGGCCGAGTGAATTTATATTCCTCCTATACATCAGGTTCACCTAATTATGGTGCCAGCAGAAGCAACGTG CCTCAAAATAACGCGCGCTTGCTTCAATCATCCGTTATTGATGGGGTTATATATTGCAAAGTGCGTAGAGAGGTTATTACTCAGGTGCAAGGCAAAACATTTGATTtgctaaataacaaatattaccTCTTGCTAGCAACGGGCACAGGACTTAAAG AAAATAGTGTTGGATATCACGATATTGGACGTTTGCCCTCTGCTGGCCCGATAAACTTGGCTGTGGTTCAGGATTTATCTGGATCGTCTACACTATTGCTACGGTTACATGGTGCTTTCATGGTGGTGGCCTGGATCGGCACAACGTCGTTGGGAATTCTATTAGCGCGTTATTTCAAACAAACTTGGGTTGGCAAACAGACATGTGGAAAGGATCAATGGTTTGTT tGGCATCGTGCTTGTATGGTCACTACCTGGTCACTGACAATTGccgcttttattattatatttgttgaaattggagACTGGTCATCAGAACGCAATCCGCACGCTATTCTTGGCACTATAACGACCATAATTTGCTTCATTCAACCAATTGGCGCTCTCTTCCGCCCATCACCAAATTCCAAAAACCGTCCTCTTTTCAACTGGACCCATTGGCTAGGAGGAAATCTGGCCCACATTTTATCGA ttgTAACAATTTTCTTCGCTGTTAAGTTAACCAAGGCAGAGTTGCCTGAATGGATGGACTGGATTCTTGTAGGATTCGTGGTGGTACATGTAATCGTTCATTTAATTTACTCA atatttttgtgTATGCAGATTGCCGGATGCTCCTCAGATCGCCAACATACGCAGCAAGTCAATGCTTTTCAAATGAGTGACATGGGCCACCATGGTATGCGCAATGGTCATAGGATGGACCACAAAATGGACGCACCG TATGCCGCTTTTCGCAAGGGACTTCTAGCAGCCTACACTGTAGTTCTGATACTTTTCGTTCTTGTATTGGTGGTAATTGTAGTGCTCGCACCTATCGAAGAAACGTTCAATAAACTCACCAACAACTGA
- the LOC128866206 gene encoding pre-mRNA-splicing factor 38, which produces MANRTVKEAKNIHGTNPQYLVEKIIRSRIYDSKYWKEQCFALTAELLVDKAMELRFIGGVYGGNIKPTQFLCLTLKMLQIQPEKDIVVEFIKNEEFKYVRALGAFYLRLTGSALDCYKYLEPLYNDNRKLRRQNRAGQYEIVHMDDFIDELLRSDRVCDIILPRIQKRAVLEENNELEPKLSVLDEDLDDDVGSDDDGGGERDDDKNKSFLSKKRSRKDHSRSRSPSVPREQRGGRIRDYDTELEDYNRQRERDRERDRHGVSSTSSSNRHWEDRSGGGSSSYRGIRDDYREDYRREDYRDRRYDNRDSRNERERRRH; this is translated from the exons ATGGCCAATCGTACAGTAAAAGAGGCGAAAAATATTCATGGAACAAATCCGCAATATcttgttgaaaaaattatacgTTCCCGCATATACGATTCTAAGTATTGGAAAGAGCAATGTTTTGCACTCACTGCCGAGCTGTTGGTTGATAAAGCTATGGAGCTGCGATTCATCGGTGGTGTTTACGGCGGGAATATAAAACCGACTCAATTCCTTTGCCTTACGCTTAAAATGCTTCAGATTCAACCTGAAAAAGATATTGTTGtagaatttatcaaaaatgaagaaTTCAAATACGTAAGGGCCCTAGGCGCTTTTTATTTACg TCTCACGGGGAGCGCTCTAGATTGTTATAAGTATTTGGAACCTTTGTATAATGACAATCGTAAACTTCGACGTCAGAATAGGGCTGGACAGTACGAAATAGTTCACATGGATGATTTTATAGATGAGTTGCTCCGAAGTGACCGCGTTTGTGACATTATTCTTCCGCGAATACAAAAACGTGCTGTACTTGAGGAAAATAATGAACTTGAACCTAAATTATCTGTTCTTGATGAGGACTTAGATGATGATGTGGGCAGCGATGATGATGGTGGTGGCGAACGTGACgatgataaaaataaatcgtTTCTATCCAAGAAAAGATCTCGCAAAGATCATTCACGTTCACGTAGTCCATCTGTTCCGCGGGAACAAAGAGGCGGACGTATTCGCGATTATGATACTGAGTTGGAGGACTATAATCGTCAACGTGAACGTGATCGTGAAAGGGATCGCCACGGTGTTAGTTCGACTTCAAGTAGTAATCGCCACTGGGAAGACCGTAGTGGTGGCGGAAGCTCTAGTTATCGTGGTATACGCGATGATTATAGAGAAGACTATAGACGAGAAGATTACAGAGATCGACGTTATGATAATCGTGACTCACGCAATGAGCGGGAAAGAAGGCGACATTAA
- the LOC128866845 gene encoding putative ferric-chelate reductase 1 homolog isoform X2, whose product MFSNSRQTMALSVVLIAIQMISWTPIMSLPQGAPETVCDTMLPFHGGGIPPSSSLPPFRIETSSSAIGQGQTMRVDIVGVPPGLSFGGFMIQARNRNAPHQIVGQFNPPSDGRAKLMNCENSVGNSATHTNAGPKQSVSLEWQSPVDFLGEVVFNATVAQAYDSFWVGIPSSPVQVVRREDAATYPQTTRQPYATPPPRGIYTPQTETPTATAPPEDPFYSECGRSKTCFGLPNGCIEDKSCKSLSAITVRGDVYEFEMKSGSNGAAYIALGLSEDAKMGEDLVTECVPQNGRVNLYSSYTSGSPNYGASRSNVPQNNARLLQSSVIDGVIYCKVRREVITQVQGKTFDLLNNKYYLLLATGTGLKENSVGYHDIGRLPSAGPINLAVVQDLSGSSTLLLRLHGAFMVVAWIGTTSLGILLARYFKQTWVGKQTCGKDQWFVWHRACMVTTWSLTIAAFIIIFVEIGDWSSERNPHAILGTITTIICFIQPIGALFRPSPNSKNRPLFNWTHWLGGNLAHILSIVTIFFAVKLTKAELPEWMDWILVGFVVVHVIVHLIYSIAGCSSDRQHTQQVNAFQMSDMGHHGMRNGHRMDHKMDAPYAAFRKGLLAAYTVVLILFVLVLVVIVVLAPIEETFNKLTNN is encoded by the exons ATGTTCAGTAATAGCAGGCAAACAATGGCGCTTAGTGTGGTACTAATCGCTATACAAATGATATCATGGACACCAATAATGAGTTTACCTCAAGGTGCACCGGAAACGGTGTgcgacacaatgttgccatttcACGGTGGAGGCATTCCGCCTTCTAGTTCTTTACCGCCATTTCGAATAGAAACGTCTTCGTCAGCAATTGGTCAGGGCCAAACGATGCGTGTGGACATTGTAGGCGTTCCACCTGGCTTAAGTTTCGGGGGATTCATGATACAGGCACGCAACCGAAACGCACCTCATCAAATT GTTGGACAATTTAATCCTCCATCAGACGGTCGGGCCAAACTAATGAACTGTGAGAACTCAGTTGGAAATTCAGCAACTCACACCAATGCGGGACCAAAGCAGTCCGTTAGCTTAGAGTGGCAGTCTCCAGTTGACTTTCTAGGAGAAGTTGTCTTCAA CGCAACTGTAGCTCAAGCCTACGATTCATTTTGGGTCGGAATACCATCCAGTCCTGTGCAGGTTGTGCGGCGAGAGGATGCCGCCACTTATCCTCAGACCACCCGACAACCTTATGCTACACCTCCTCCACGTGGTATTTACACACCACAAACAGAAACACCGACGGCAACAGCACCGCCAGAAGACCCATTTTATTCCGAATGTGGCCGTAGTAAAACTTGTTTTGGTCTTCCGAATGGCTGCATCGAAgacaagtcctgtaaatccttATCTGCGATAACGGTGCGCGGTGATGTGtatgaatttgaaatgaaatcggGAAGTA ATGGGGCCGCCTATATTGCTTTGGGACTTTCGGAGGATGCTAAAATGGGTGAAGATTTGGTGACTGAGTGTGTACCACAGAACGGCCGAGTGAATTTATATTCCTCCTATACATCAGGTTCACCTAATTATGGTGCCAGCAGAAGCAACGTG CCTCAAAATAACGCGCGCTTGCTTCAATCATCCGTTATTGATGGGGTTATATATTGCAAAGTGCGTAGAGAGGTTATTACTCAGGTGCAAGGCAAAACATTTGATTtgctaaataacaaatattaccTCTTGCTAGCAACGGGCACAGGACTTAAAG AAAATAGTGTTGGATATCACGATATTGGACGTTTGCCCTCTGCTGGCCCGATAAACTTGGCTGTGGTTCAGGATTTATCTGGATCGTCTACACTATTGCTACGGTTACATGGTGCTTTCATGGTGGTGGCCTGGATCGGCACAACGTCGTTGGGAATTCTATTAGCGCGTTATTTCAAACAAACTTGGGTTGGCAAACAGACATGTGGAAAGGATCAATGGTTTGTT tGGCATCGTGCTTGTATGGTCACTACCTGGTCACTGACAATTGccgcttttattattatatttgttgaaattggagACTGGTCATCAGAACGCAATCCGCACGCTATTCTTGGCACTATAACGACCATAATTTGCTTCATTCAACCAATTGGCGCTCTCTTCCGCCCATCACCAAATTCCAAAAACCGTCCTCTTTTCAACTGGACCCATTGGCTAGGAGGAAATCTGGCCCACATTTTATCGA ttgTAACAATTTTCTTCGCTGTTAAGTTAACCAAGGCAGAGTTGCCTGAATGGATGGACTGGATTCTTGTAGGATTCGTGGTGGTACATGTAATCGTTCATTTAATTTACTCA ATTGCCGGATGCTCCTCAGATCGCCAACATACGCAGCAAGTCAATGCTTTTCAAATGAGTGACATGGGCCACCATGGTATGCGCAATGGTCATAGGATGGACCACAAAATGGACGCACCG TATGCCGCTTTTCGCAAGGGACTTCTAGCAGCCTACACTGTAGTTCTGATACTTTTCGTTCTTGTATTGGTGGTAATTGTAGTGCTCGCACCTATCGAAGAAACGTTCAATAAACTCACCAACAACTGA
- the LOC128867583 gene encoding exosome complex component RRP42, with translation MAHISLSEAEKTFILHGVEEDFRCDGRSRRDYRPMELETDLVSNASGSARLRLANTDVLVGIKTEIDKPNYLTPDQGKIEFFVDCSANAAPEFEGRGGEELALELTDTLTNAYESPKAFDLKFLCILPGQQCWKLFVDILILECGGNLFDAVSLAAKAALFNTKIPRVTAALMDAGEADLIISDDPYDCTRIQIENLPILVTVCKIGDSCVVDPSAEEEECSIASVVVGVSKRNGKSYLSNVHTIGEGSLHKDTMHNCVLLGLSAADDLNNELVKALNVEEQRVGSKRRNTIGFLK, from the exons ATGGCTCACATTTCTTTAAGTGAAGCGGAGAAAACTTTTATATTACACGGCGTGGAG GAAGATTTTCGGTGCGATGGACGCTCGCGACGTGATTATCGGCCCATGGAACTGGAAACTGATTTGGTGAGCAATGCCAGCGGTTCAGCCAGGTTGCGTCTAGCAAATACCGATGTGTTGGTTGGTATTAAGACGGAAATTGATAAGCCAAATTACTTAACTCCGGACCAGggaaaaattgagttttttgttGATTG ttcagCAAATGCGGCTCCGGAGTTTGAAGGACGCGGAGGGGAGGAATTAGCTTTAGAATTGACAGATACTTTAACAAATGCGTACGAGTCCCCAAAGGCTTtcgatttgaaatttctttgtaTTCTACCTGGCCAACAATGCTGGAAGCTTTTTGTAGACATTTTG atCTTAGAGTGCGGGGGGAATTTATTTGATGCAGTGTCCTTGGCGGCAAAGGCAGCTTTGTTTAACACGAAGATACCACGTGTCACGGCAGCGCTTATGGATGCCGGTGAAGCTGACTTAATAATATCAGATGATCCTTATGATTGTACTcgaattcaaattgaaaatttgcctATTTTGGTGACAGTGTGCAAAATTGGAGATTCCTGTGTAGTAGACCCTTCGGCAGAAGAGGAAGAATGCAGTATTGCCAGTGTTGTAGTCGGTGTTTCAAAAAGAAATGGCAAAA GTTATTTGTCGAATGTCCATACAATAGGGGAAGGATCATTACATAAGGACACCATGCATAATTGCGTACTTCTGGGTTTATCTGCGGCTGATGACTTGAACAACGAATTGGTGAAAGCATTAAATGTTGAAGAGCAGCGGGTGGGATCCAAACGTCGTAATACTATAGGatttctcaaataa
- the LOC128865920 gene encoding charged multivesicular body protein 4b, whose product MSFFGKMFGGKKDVAPTTGEAIQKLRETENMLIKKQEFLESKIEEELNIARKNASKNKRVALQALKKKKRLEKQLQQIDGTLSTIEMQREALESANTNTAVLTTMKNAADALKAAHKNMDVDNVHDMMDDIAEQQDVAREISDAISNPVAFGADLDDEDLERELDELEQEEFDKKVIGIPEPNVTLPEVPADEVPVKIPEKKKETASATTSAEDYENDPDMKQLLSWAN is encoded by the exons ATGAGTttctttggaaaaatgtttggtGGGAAGAAAGATGTAGCGCCTACCACTGGGGAAGCTATACAGAAACTTCGTGAGACAGAAAATATGCTTATTAAGAAGCAGGAGTTTCTCGAATCTAAGATAGAAGAAGAGCTTAATATTGCCAGGAAAAATGCATCGAAAAACAAAAGAG ttGCATTGCAAGCGCTTAAGAAAAAGAAGCGCCTGGAGAAGCAGCTACAGCAAATTGATGGAACCTTGTCTACGATTGAAATGCAGCGCGAAGCGTTGGAAAGCGCTAATACGAATACAGCAGTCTTGACAACAATGAAAAATGCTGCTGATGCACTCAAGGCAGCACACAAAAATAT GGATGTGGATAATGTGCACGATATGATGGATGATATTGCTGAGCAACAAGATGTTGCGCGTGAAATTTCTGATGCTATTTCCAACCCAGTTGCGTTTG GCGCTGATTTGGATGATGAAGACCTTGAGCGCGAATTAGATGAATTGGAACAAGAAgagtttgataaaaaagttatcGGTATACCAGAACCAAATGTCACATTACCCGAGGTACCGGCCGATGAAGTGCCAGTGAAAATCCctgagaaaaagaaagaaacggCATCTGCTACAACTTCAGCAGAAGATTACG aaaatgatcCTGATATGAAACAGTTGCTTTCTTGGGCTAATTGA
- the LOC128867584 gene encoding ER membrane protein complex subunit 7 homolog → MFWHRIMCVFLALASSTAYGELVIGQDDLIEELAGLFTIEGKIFSPETQNKGQSETSLSINGGEYKGFLRDDGTFIVSSVPSGSYVLEVHNPDYYYEPIRVEINPKGKFRARKVNYVQPSQIIQVPYPLKMKALTRFKYFQTREQWKITDFLFSPMVLMMVLPLLVMLVLPKMINDPETKKEIENIQFPKVSNEMPEISEMITSFFSGGKPPEKEKKPISSKQNKKRN, encoded by the exons ATGTTCTGGCATAGAATAATGTGTGTATTTTTGGCACTTGCGTCTAGTACCGCCTATGGGGAATTGGTTATTGGCCAGGACGATCTCATCGAGGAGCTTGCGGGTCTTTTCACGATAGAagggaaaatattttcaccagAGACGCAAAACAAAGGGCAATCCGAAACTTCGTTATCCATCAATGGCGGAGAATACAAAGGGTTTTTGAGGGATGATGGCACATTTATCGTAAGCAGTGTACCGTCTGGAAGTTATGTTTTAGAAGTACACAATCCGGACTACTATTATGAGCCTATTCGTGTAGAAATTAACCCGAAAGGTAAATTCCGTGCTAGGAAGGTAAATTATGTACAACCTTCGCAGATCATACAAGTGCCATACCCATTGAAAATGAAAGCATTAACCCGCTTTAAATACTTCCAGACACGTGAGCAATGGAAG ataaCGGATTTCTTATTCAGCCCAATGGTTTTGATGATGGTGTTACCCCTTTTGGTAATGCTTGTTCTACCAAAGATGATCAATGATCCCGAAACAAAGAAGGAAATTGAGAATATTCAATTCCCGAAa GTGAGCAACGAGATGCCAGAAATCAGCGAAATGATTACATCATTTTTCTCAGGTGGTAAGCCaccagaaaaagaaaagaaaccaatttcatcaaaacaaaacaaaaaacgtaatTAA